From the Aquitalea magnusonii genome, one window contains:
- a CDS encoding FAD/NAD(P)-binding protein, which yields MTSSAQTQGLAALESRIRQDLDYLGLPAKNWTIPASHPEGEVKDVVIVGGGMSGLAVAAALAFNGVDAEIYDQSPAGLEGPWATTARMITLRSPKELPGPCLGIPSLTFRAWYEAQHGLEGWQQLDKIHRLSWMEYLRWYREVLQLKVHNLQKLVDVEARADGVVALSFRDDTSGQTRRVLARHAVLATGRDGLGGASLPAWAARLPSSHWVHSGAAWSGEMLRGRNVTVIGGGSSAMDAAATALEHGARSVSLLIRRHDLPRINKSKGTVNPGMAHGFRLLSDEWKWKVRHYLNTTQVPPPHSSTLRVSQYPNASFHFGIQVETARLEDDRVVLSTNLGEVTTDFVIFCTGFCTDWAQRPEYARIAGHVRLWQDHYPSLPGAPDRELAGSPYLGSLYQFLEKQPGSLPGLERIHCFNYAAALSQGASAGDIPQVSDGAQRLASGLIASLLAEDVDQHYARLQQYDEPELDGSEWRAAASPLPDQAHL from the coding sequence ATGACTAGCAGCGCACAAACACAGGGCCTGGCGGCTCTGGAAAGCCGTATCCGGCAAGACCTGGACTATCTTGGCCTGCCGGCCAAAAACTGGACCATCCCGGCCAGCCACCCGGAAGGTGAAGTCAAGGATGTGGTGATTGTCGGTGGCGGCATGTCCGGCCTGGCGGTGGCCGCCGCGCTGGCTTTCAATGGCGTGGATGCCGAAATCTACGACCAGTCGCCCGCCGGCCTAGAAGGCCCCTGGGCCACCACCGCCCGCATGATTACCCTGCGCTCCCCCAAGGAGCTGCCCGGCCCTTGCCTGGGCATTCCCAGCCTCACCTTCCGCGCCTGGTACGAGGCGCAGCACGGCCTGGAAGGCTGGCAGCAACTGGACAAGATTCACCGCCTGAGCTGGATGGAATACCTGCGCTGGTATCGCGAGGTGCTGCAACTGAAGGTACATAACCTGCAAAAGCTGGTAGACGTGGAAGCGCGCGCCGATGGCGTGGTTGCCCTGTCTTTCCGCGACGACACCAGCGGCCAGACCCGCCGGGTGCTGGCGCGCCACGCGGTGCTGGCCACCGGGCGCGATGGTCTGGGCGGTGCCAGCCTGCCCGCCTGGGCTGCCCGCCTGCCATCCAGCCACTGGGTACACTCCGGCGCTGCCTGGTCAGGCGAAATGCTGCGCGGGCGCAATGTCACCGTGATTGGCGGTGGCTCCTCCGCCATGGATGCCGCCGCCACGGCACTGGAACACGGGGCCAGAAGTGTTTCCCTGCTGATCCGCCGTCACGACCTGCCGCGCATCAACAAGAGCAAGGGCACGGTCAATCCCGGCATGGCGCATGGTTTCCGCCTGCTGTCGGACGAATGGAAATGGAAAGTCCGCCATTACCTGAACACCACCCAGGTGCCGCCGCCGCACAGCAGCACCTTGCGCGTGTCCCAGTACCCCAATGCCAGCTTTCACTTTGGCATTCAGGTGGAAACGGCCCGGCTGGAGGATGACCGGGTTGTGCTCAGTACCAATCTGGGCGAAGTCACCACCGACTTCGTGATTTTCTGCACCGGCTTTTGCACCGACTGGGCGCAACGGCCGGAATATGCCCGCATCGCCGGCCATGTGCGGCTATGGCAGGACCACTACCCCAGCCTGCCCGGCGCACCGGATCGCGAGCTGGCCGGTTCGCCTTATCTGGGCAGCCTGTACCAGTTTCTGGAAAAACAGCCCGGCAGCCTGCCCGGACTGGAGCGGATTCACTGCTTCAACTACGCGGCAGCCCTGTCGCAGGGCGCCAGCGCCGGTGATATTCCGCAAGTCAGCGACGGTGCGCAACGGCTGGCTTCCGGCCTGATTGCCAGCTTGCTGGCAGAGGATGTCGATCAGCACTATGCCCGGCTGCAGCAATACGATGAGCCGGAACTGGATGGCAGTGAGTGGCGTGCGGCAGCTAGCCCGCTGCCAGATCAGGCACATCTGTAG